Within Tenebrio molitor chromosome 3, icTenMoli1.1, whole genome shotgun sequence, the genomic segment tttccgtattaGGCATGGGATTTTTGATTGAGGCGATAGCCGagcctaaaaaaaattaattgacctcaaataatagttatttatgtataaaGGGCAGAATCAGGACATTATGGAACGAGGGAATGTTTAAAGCCCGTGGAACGAGGGTTTTTAAATTCCCGAGGGCCATAATCCACAATTATGCCCGTAGTTGTCGGTGTACAcggcgctcaataatgtcagggcttatttgttctatttcagcgcgaattctctgtcgtaaattttctaaattgtttggtctattaaagtaAATCTTCTATTTTAACTAAACCCggacaaaaatatgtttacattaaaatttaaattaaatttttgaagtaaaatttgtcattttctcaaaaaaaaatgtcatgtaaggtaccaatttttttcattgattgtttaggtagtaggaaagTCTATccgaaaaagaacaaaaaagtgggggttgccttttaaaaaattggtaaTGACGTCgttgcgcaaaaaccaatgacgCCATTTAAACAAGTTGCACGTCACgtgatggcatttttcgaaataaagtCGACTCGTCCGAGTGATTTTCctaaaaacatcacataatgctattatgaattttgttccaaactttatctGTAGATGTAAAAAAAGTGTAGATGTTGCAAGTATGCGATATCAGTAATGTTCATGTAGAGGGAATATAATGTATAGCGAAAAATAGTAAAAGCGACAAGAATAACTCCCACCATCACCATGACGGGGAGCGCGAACTATACTATTTTCCGCCTAACCCTAGTAATGTATTCGAAATACTCTTAATTTTCCGGTGAactgtataaaaattatatgtgcCGCATAACAAACTACAATTACATAGTACCACATCAACAATCACTTCTTTTATATATTATTATGGTGGTACCAGCACTGAACCATTTGGAGCACTACATACAGtagcaatatttttttaagaaagtatCGTCCGTACATTTGCTGTGAGAAGCGTAACTGTCGAGTCTGCTGATGCCTCCTTGAAGCTCGAAACGTGTTTCATTCCCAACGTGTTTGTACAAAAGTGTGGCCTCAAAAACAGCCTTGGGTTCAGTTTCCACCACCAACAAGACGTACGAGTCGTTTTTGTATATTACAGTTTCAGAAGTACTGGATGAGATcactttatttaaaacatattTGGCACAAATGGACTCCTTCCCTTTGTCACGAATTATTTGGTGTATTTGGTCGACGAGATAAGTCACTGCAGTCGTAGTAGTTTGGCCCCTGACATCGACGGGTTTGTAGCCCAGACAGGTGCACCAGTGTTGCTCAATGGCAGCGTCTGCGCAAGACCTGTCCGGCTCTCCGTTGACGAAGAGAGAAGTGCATTTGGGACAAGCGCTACTAGCTTTCGTCGTATAATTGAAACCCGACAACACCAAGAGGTGTTGGAGGGTCATGTGCAGGTCGTAAGGAGTTGTCAGTTGGTTGCGTTTGTTCTTCAGGTTTTTGTACTCGACGGGATATTGTCTCTTGAACCGATCAGGGACTGAGATGTAGACGAAGGGCAATCGCCCTTCCAACCACCCTACCGAAGTGTAACGAATTTCTCCGAAACGCATCCCATGGTCgctgaagaaaatcacaaaagaATTCTCCAACACTCCACTACTGCTTATCTCCTCTAAAAACCCTCTCACTTTCTTGTCCATTCCGGTGATGGAGTTGAGATCGTTGTGGCTAAACGTGTTCATCCAAAAGAAGGAAAAACTGGGAGAGCTCTTGAAGGTCGCCGCAAAGTCTTTGGCCACGTTCAGGATACGTTCACCGGAGGTTTCTGGTCCTGTACAATAATTCATCCCGTCTTTTCTCACCCTCTTCAGTGTTTCGGCTCCTTGCATGTAGGATCTAAAGTAATAGTCCGTCGGTGGTTGCGTGAAGCCTTTTTTCTTATAGTTAAATGTGTTCATCCAGGTCTCATCTTCCGCGTATGCGGTCACGTAATTCAGTCTTCTGTAGTCATACCACAACATGGGGCAGTCGTCGAGTTTGTTGAGTTTCGTGGGATTGCAGATGGCGTAGGCTGAGCTCTCGTTGAACCCGCTCAGTATGCCCATAATGTTGGGAAAAGTGTTGTCACCGATCTTGTTGTACCCTTCTAGAGGAATCCATTCGTTTTCTTCCAGGAACTGGTACGTTTCAGGCAAACCTCTCAACATATTCAATCGTGAAACGCTGTCAATACCCACCATCAACACACTGAAAGGCTTGATGGTTCTGTTGTTGACCACTTCTAGCTTCTTTTTGACTTCTTCTTTCAACGTTATCGCCACGTGTGTGTTCTCATAAACAGTCTGATTCTTCTCCAGATCGGTACATCTCACAATGACAAAATCCAGGTACATTCTCACACTGTCCGTGAACTCGGTACACATACCTATgctgaaaaacaatttttattgggTCTTAATCCAAGTGAATTGTCATTACTCTATCATGTCGTCTGGTCGTTGCTTGTCCTCTCGTCGTGTAATGTTCCCATAACAACACGACATGGTGTTTGTTGTGTAAAGGGGTACCATTGTGGAATTAATATGTAGAGTTGCGATGTTGTTAGTTTTTGTGACGTAAGTCAGCAACTCCTTTTTACGGCAAGGGATGTAATCGTGGGGATGAAAAAATTTGATGATTTCTGAATGGAACGGGTCCACATCCGGGATTTTACATTTGGTACTATTAACGAGATAAAGCGAGActgaaaaattttggaaaatgtaGCAAAAGTACACCACGTGAATATACTTACAGTTTAGATTAAATTCTTCTTCAATGGtacctttaaaaaaaattactggtTGGTCGATGTAGCCGTTTTTTGAAAGTAGGATGGGCATTAAAAGGATTAGTGAAATTCCACACACTATAGCTATCTTAGAAGGTAATACAACAAGAGATTCCATTCTGGAACATAGAATCcgttcttaaaaaaatgtttctataatttttgtaaaacgaAAGTTTTTTTGATGCACTTTAGGACGTagaatcaaaaaatgtttttctaatcTGCAGCCAATTGTCCTATTCAGTAACCCAATTACTATCAGTTTAATAGATTTTCACGGAAAAATCGTccaaacaccgttcacgttgttttgtcATAATGgcaggccatgatttatttttttaacgttggacacactgtttgatttccgtcactaaagtacCTGACATCCGGACCTattaaaatgaacataattATGTTACTGAATTTACCGCGATGTCTGAGTGTTTTTCCATTGCCAACTAggaaaactgacaacaatatactagacattgacgctatttataacctcaaacttagaaacacataacataattcaacagacagcttcaCTAccaattaaatgcaaaatttacaaaacgttaaaatataataaaaacacCAGATTTGGATGTTATGGACAATAATGTAAccatataaattttttgtgcaaattcttttagtttaaaataccaataaattgttttattaatatacagggtgtttttcaAATGCTAGTACCAAAAAAAACTGGGTCATCTGGAGATTCTAAATGGTtcagaaaaccattttttttttaatctcaaACGGTTGGAATAAACTAACCCTGTCCATACACATTCTACGCCACAGACACAACGATAGTAAGTTAAACCGTAACAACCCGACAATGCTATGAACAAAACTacgataaaattattgttgttgcTTGACAATcccaattacgtttttaattacctttaattcagcagcgtactgacaattttaaccaaaatttaatttatttatcttgAAAACGAAGACTTTTACtagatgatttttttgtttttgagttctactcatcctcACCTATTACCAGTCTTTTTTGTAAAGTagaaccagaaatatagtgtttTTATGGACTCCAGtcgataatttcttttacaattttggggtcacttttattaccaacttgaagagagttataaatcttctatgacagatgtttttgaGCCGTCTGAAAATGGACCATCGGAGACAAAGGTAGGTAGAGCCCAGTCGCGCGACGAGTGCCAGAAGtttattgccctgccataactGACCCTCTCAACTTAATGTACTCCATCCCTCATAAaaacactatatttctggttccactTTACCAGCGTTTAAAAAACAACCTGTATTTTAGACCAAAAACTCACCTTTTTGATGAATTATTCACATATTCACTCCTTGTCCAATGTAGTTGACAGGTATCCAGTAAAACTTCACTTGAAAACTATGAACTAATAAGAGATATTTGTCTATTGGGCAATTATTTAATCTTGGTAAAACGAGAACAATTTCGCAAATGTGTCAATGATTCTGATTAAATTGATTGTGTACTTCCTCGTCTTACTGACAATTACGAAAGGTGAAAAACTAATCTGGGTGTTGAAAGTAGATCTGattgaaaaaagaaataagcTCCTAATCAACATAGTTGCAAAATGTATTGTTTTCACTTTTCACGCACTTTTGCAGGTCCGATTCTGCACATAAGATAAAATACAACgaaatcaatatttgttgAAGATAGGTAATTCACGTATATCGACATTTATTACGAGTATACCCATTGATCGGTCGTAACTTTTTTACTGTTGTTTGCAGGAAAGAAGTAAAACAAATTTACCAATTAAAACTCACTATGCAGATACGATGTTTTAATGGAAATGATGTGATAG encodes:
- the LOC138125384 gene encoding uncharacterized protein produces the protein MESLVVLPSKIAIVCGISLILLMPILLSKNGYIDQPVIFFKGTIEEEFNLNFSLYLVNSTKCKIPDVDPFHSEIIKFFHPHDYIPCRKKELLTYVTKTNNIATLHINSTMVPLYTTNTMSCCYGNITRREDKQRPDDMIDIGMCTEFTDSVRMYLDFVIVRCTDLEKNQTVYENTHVAITLKEEVKKKLEVVNNRTIKPFSVLMVGIDSVSRLNMLRGLPETYQFLEENEWIPLEGYNKIGDNTFPNIMGILSGFNESSAYAICNPTKLNKLDDCPMLWYDYRRLNYVTAYAEDETWMNTFNYKKKGFTQPPTDYYFRSYMQGAETLKRVRKDGMNYCTGPETSGERILNVAKDFAATFKSSPSFSFFWMNTFSHNDLNSITGMDKKVRGFLEEISSSGVLENSFVIFFSDHGMRFGEIRYTSVGWLEGRLPFVYISVPDRFKRQYPVEYKNLKNKRNQLTTPYDLHMTLQHLLVLSGFNYTTKASSACPKCTSLFVNGEPDRSCADAAIEQHWCTCLGYKPVDVRGQTTTTAVTYLVDQIHQIIRDKGKESICAKYVLNKVISSSTSETVIYKNDSYVLLVVETEPKAVFEATLLYKHVGNETRFELQGGISRLDSYASHSKCTDDTFLKKYCYCM